CtataatgaaattttctcACGAATCTCACACTTTTTGAATAGGAATGAAGAAATGTGAACTCCGAAATATTTAATTAGGTTAAAAACTCTAttagcaaaaaaccaaaaattgaaattaccATTATTACCCTTAGTCAATTCATAAAAAAGTGTTAGCTATGCTGTTCTACCCATATCAGCACTAATTACCAAGAGTTTCAATAGTCGGTCCCTCCCTATTCTGACCATCGTCTTATTTGCCCTACATGGTAAGCCAGGAGTCGTTTTGCACTACACCTCGGTGATCAACGATGGGAAAAAATCGCATCGAAAGTTCAGTTCACCACACCACacaaaatcccttttttggatgtgggtgaaaatgaaacttttgcaAGTCCGCGTTGTGGTACAAATTGATTCATCAGCTGATCGATGGCTAGTTACCGTGAAAGAATATCGCACGTTGGACCAATCCATGTGTTTACTTCTTCCGCGGTGCTGCGCAGCTCGAATATGGTAACTTCACGCTTCGCTACCCCATTTACGCCTCGATCGCGATCGCAACGCAGCTGGGAAAGGGAGAACGTGTACGTCGCGCGAGGATCGAAAGTGATAATTATCGATTTTAAATGGTGCGTACGCAAAGGAAAAACGTGCACGTCTGCTCCATCGTCGTCGGGCCTCTAGCCGCATTTGCGCCAAACATCATAATCAAAAGGGGAGCGAGAGCGAGAGCTAATGAATTATCGCGTAAATGTCTTAATTTTATTGCAGCACCAATGCATGCGTCGGGAGGGATACGAATAGCTTTGTCGGGTGTCGAGATGGTCAAACCCCCCTGGGGGAATGGGTGATCCTCCCGTTTGGCTGGGAAGGGTAATGAAGGGACTGGTGGTAGTGAAAAATTGACGAGTGATTTTTCTCACATTCCGTTTATGGATGACACCTGGAACCGGCCGGTCGGAAAAGTCTTCACCGAGACTCCGTactatgtgtatgtgtatggtGGTGATTACCGTCCGTCTTATGACCAGACGATGACGATCATATCCAAACATAAAATGAACGTAACGTAGCGCTGGGACAAAATTATCCATATTATTAATTATCTGCCCTTCGAATCGGGCACAGGAACATGGAATCGGAATTGGGGCGTTGTCGCCCGAACACTGCATTTGGTAATGAAGTGATCATTTGGACAATCGTGTTATCGGTGACTAAAGATCACCCAACAACCGTGATGGAAGGGGTGGTGAGAATGGACCCACTGTCCGTACACGATCGATACCGATTTCATGGGAATTAGGTACGGTTCGGTCACCGAAAACCCCAACGAACCAGCGGACCAAGAAATTGTGCTCAATGTCTTTCGTACTTACCGATAAAATCACAGTGGTGTATTCGTCGTTTCTCCAGCTCGGGATTGTTGCGACGGTTGTAACGGCCTACGATATGCTTCACGACACCGGCACTGCTTAGCACGCTGTTGATGCTGTGTGCGGAACCATGCCGCTTGGAACTAGAaccacgcgaggacgttccgGTACGGGTGGACACTGGTGGGTTGCCACCGGTATTGCCGGTATTGCCATTGCTCGTACCGGTCACCGTTGCAAGCGTCCCGATCGCATTCGGTATCGCCGGCAATGGATGCAGGGAACCGTTGGCCGTAATTGCATTTGGTTGCGTTGGTTGCGACATTGAGACGGGGGTTTGGGGTAGCTGCTGTTGGAGTTGAAGCTGCTGCGAAGTGTTCGGACCCGGAACTGACTGGGCACCCACCATACCGGTGTGCGTATGGTGATGGATGTGGTTTCCTTGGAGTGTaatctgctgttgttgttgatgctgctgctgctgatgataaGGTGGAGGTGGAGTTCTACGTGGAGGGTTCTGAGGAGATACAGAGATACTTGTTGAAAGGATAGGATGTCTTGTGATATGATGAAGAACACTAACCTGAAGATTATTCCCGGGACTTCCGGGATCGGAGTTCGGTGGTGTTAATGGAGGAACGTACATTAGCCTCGATATAGGTGTTGGGCAAACATTGGAACCCTGGGATGGTGCGTACTTGCCATGGTACATAGGACCAGGAGGTTGACCTAATGTGGCTGTTCCTGCGGGTgcttgatgttgttgctgttgttggggctgccAGTGATAGTAGTTATTGTTCTGATTCACCTGCAGATGTTGCTGTGgatgatgttgctgatgatgctgatgctgctggtgctgctgatggtgggGATGTTGTAGTTGAGtgtggtgttgctgctgctgttgtagcTGCTGAGactgatgatgttgctgctgctgttgctgctgttgctgaggTGGGTGATTAGTGAGAAGCTGCAGACTAGAACCACTCCCATTCGTTCCAGCTAGATAGCCATTGAGATTGTGCTGATTGGGATGACCGTGAGCCGTTGCAATGCCGTGCGTATAGCCGGTCCCATTGTTCGAGAGGAAATTATTGCTACCATTGTTGCTGGTGTTACTATTGTTGTTGCTATTAGTGTGACAGCTGGTGACGTCGCTGTGCATATGGTTTTGGTgaatgctgttgttgttgttgttgtgtagaTGGCTAAGGTTGTTATTATGGTTGGTGGCGTTCTGCGCAAGCAGGTTGCTCTTTTCCGTTTTGATCTCGAGCGGGCTGAGCAATGGCGAGGACAACGGTTCCAGAAACGGATCATCGACGGCTTCCATCTTCACCTGCGGTATGCCGTTCATTGTACCAAGCATGATCGCATTTTCGGGGTCAATGTTCTGTATCGAGCTGGTGATGTCCTCCCACAGCGGTGGCCGTAGAAAGGAATCTTCCGACTCCGTGCACAGCATGTCTCGATGTTTGTTACCTATTGCGCCAAAGGGGGGGAAATGGAGAGAAaagattcatttttattaatccGTTGTTGGTAGTCGACTTCAAATTAATTCCAATCGTTATCTTTGCGTAAGTAGCTTAAGGGTCTTTCCATTACGGTAGCACCCAACAGCTGGGAAAAATGCTCCTATCAATCCTTCCTAACTGGCGTTGGGAACTTCCTTACGTTTCGTTGTTGCCTTTTACAATCAACTTTGTATTGATACGTACCGAAGAAAAACTCCTTTCCATAATGCTCGTAGTTCTGGCTGGTGTAGCTGGATAATCCCGACGACGACAATGGTGAGCTGGATGATGGATGATGCTGACTGCCCGGTACAACGTCCAGCTCGACATCGGTTTCCAATTTATTTATGCGCCCCATCAGCTCATGCCGAAATTCTAATTCTGGTGACTGAAATTAATTGAGCGGATGataaaaccgaaaaaagggGGTGAGATATTAATGAACGTTGCTTGCTTGCTCGAGATTGTCACAGGCGGTCGTCGATATCATGTAGAGGGAGGGAAGTcaatttaacataatttatgaTAAGAAGTTTCATTACAACAAATGCATTTAGCGTGTTGTCAAAAAATGCAGCGTTTGACAGGATTATACATTAATGGTTGAATGGTGGATGGGGAGAAGACACCAAATGCACTGTTGCTAATGATGCACAACACTGCAGATGAATGTTTCATGAGTTTATGTTATTAAAAGAATATgtcaaatataataaatgtttATATAAACTTAACGCCCTTTAATCGAAATATGTATCAgtcacaaaaattaaacaaaaacatctaaaaaaaaaacaaagcaaacattcaACAACAGCTCTGTTACGAACATCAACGAAACAGATGATCGCTTCCCATTGCACCTTCTCAAAACGATCTTCACGCGCCTGTCAATCCTAATCACTGAGAACATTAATTTACATAAACACAACCCTTCCACTTCGCGCGGTGGGCCGTCGACCCCAAAAAGCTTGGCAGATGGGCGCTAGTGAAAGCTTTCGCATCAAGTCGTACGAACGCTAGATCCATAAGCTTCTTCTGACGTCAGCTGGTAACGTCTGCTGAAATGGTGGTTGCCTGGTGGATGTACCTGGGCCACCTTAGAATCCCTGTTGCGACGCTGAGAAACTGTGGAAAACGATTAGATCACTTGATGGACGCTAAAGTGACGGTCTGAAATGCTACTTGCCAGTGTGCTGCCAGGTTCATGTACCGATTGGTTAGcgcaaaaacaaacgtttacGTACTGTTGCACATCAAACAACCAAGAAGGGACGATAATCACACAGATTATAGACACCCCGGGTTCGgtgtgattgatttatttagtGCTAGTGATGCCAAACCGTTTCGCAATTAAATGATTCGCTTTCGATCGTGACCGGTGCTGCACGGTGCTCAATAGCTTCCCCAATACCACAACGCCGGACAACAAGAAGTGGAATCACTACCAAAAACGATGCAAAACACGGAAAGAATGAAGCTTACACAGACTATAAATTATCGAATTTTATAGCATTCGAAACGGTTTAATGTTAaccaaaaagagagagagagagaataaaaagaaacatacagCAACTTTTAATATTCTAGATTACATTAGAGTTTAATGGTTTTTATGTAAATATCTACCGTAAAACATGTGGCGCATCTGCTGCGTTACTACACATGTCCATGTCCCAATTTAGCTTACCCGATGGTAGTTAATAAATTCACCCGTAAACATGCATTTTTATCACGTTTGCAAAAACCCAtccatgaaatgaaaaatggttcCTTTGGTGGAGTTGTGCAGAAGCACCCGACGGCACCCAGAGGCGATTGAACCACGGAAAGGGCACCACAATTAATCGCTAACCAAACGGCAGATTTTAAACACTTATGAGCGCGTACCACGATCggtatggcaaaaaaaaagaagaattgcatctaaataaagcaaaatggtCGAGCAGTATTTGCATACAATtggtcgtaaaaaaaatattatccacCCCAAACAGCACTATGGCAGAGCACCGGGTAGCGCACCATGTGCGGTGCATGTAAAATGTTGTGCGGCATTTTGTAGTAGAATTTACGATCGATTTTATATGATTCTTTACCTGATCGAAATGCGCGCTGTGGAAGGAAACGCGGTTCGCTGTCAGATTGAGGTGAGATGACACTTTAGCAGCGGCTAAACGAACACTCGACCGGCGAGGAAACGATACGTGTGCCAATATGCGGGGTGTTTGTGCTGCAGATAGAATATTAACTTCATATCTCAATTGCTTAGAATTTGTGGAGGAAGGAAAACAACCTGAACAAGAGGTTCGTTGCATTGTTTAGTGGTGCAATATTAGAAGTAGCGTGCGATTGTAGTGGAATAAGTAATTCGATTCAGGCGGTTAGGTGCTGAATGCACTTACAATGAGTGAATGATTTCTCAAGGTACATGATTCAATGTGCTTCTTCGCTTACTTACGCTAGGCCGGGAAGCTAGTTGTGTACGACAAAATTACAGCTCGGCCGACTATTGACAATTCAATGGAACATTTATGGCAGTAAGGGAAACGGGGAAAGGTGATCTCCATTTTATTATGCTGTCAAATCAGCACTATCTAAATGGGAACTTTTTTATTCTGTAGAACGCTTATGCCATTAAATTATTGGTGACAAATATAGTCGTTTTTACAAATCTCactaaatatttgtttaaaataatcttATGCCAAAGCCAAACAGCTTTCAATCACACCGATTAACTGTTAGAttgattgttttgtgtgtgcgttcttTTTGTCGAGCTGTAAATTTGCATCACAAGCATTCTCAAGTGACACGTTTAGCAAACCACCGGTGAGCCGCTCTGCATCGCAAACATCGCGAAACGCATAATGGCGTAGATATCTGTGTCACTAGGCTAAGAACACACCGGGGCAGAACAAGCTCTCGATTCAAAACCGCTGGACACCAACGCGTACTCATGTACTCCTCATCACCAACGGTACGGTTTTGCTGAAGTGAGATATAGCTGAAAGTTAtaataaaacagaacaaaacccGATCACCATCCAGCTGTCCAGATCTGAACCCCTACACACTTCCCCTTTTGCTCTTCTCTTCATCGACAAAACAACACAGTACGTAGCGGAATGAGGCCACCGGTTCGACAAAATGTCTATTGAAAATATgttcatcgatcgatcgaatcaAGCCGCTGGTCAGCTGCGGGTGTATTCCGGTGTGGGTGGCTATAACCAAGaggagagaaggagagagggGGATTCGTCCGTTGGTCAACATAGGCGGGGTGACCAGAGGGAGGAAGGTAGGAAGCTGACATAAAGGGGCAAAAGGTGAGATCCAGGGTGACGGTTGACCGAGATCAGATGTGTCACCATTTCGGACTTTGCACACGAAGCTAACGAGGAATGCCACGCCAGGTATGTGACCGTACCGATGGTGGCTTACACCCCCCCCTCGGTTGCTGGCACATAATTCATCTGATGGATGCTCGAAATCTGCACTGCGCTGCGTGTCAATCGGTTCGGCACTGAACACTCCATAAATAACCAGAGAGCCACCGGATTTAGCGTACCGGTTGACAGTAGTCACCACGGAGCCGTACCGTACTGGATCCATTTGCGATTAAAATAATGGACAAAAGTGCGATAAAATTTGAATTGAATGGATGCATTTTGAGCTTCactcgtgtgtatgtgtgtgtgtgtttgatggcAAAttaacctcttttttttcgttggtgtCGGGTGCTGCTTGAGCTATTGGGTGACTTGAGCGGTATGCAGCATTGACAGAGCGGTAACGTTCCATATTGATTGGATGGAGGAAAAGTATTGGATGGTAATTAAATCCTTCCAGTCTAGGAATAATGGTTTCTTTTCAACTGATCTAGTACTGATCTAGTTGAGCAAAGAGAAAAGGAGCTTTAGAGGTCTTATAAGAGTATTATATGGTTTTTGAGTACAGCAGCCTTCGTTACTCATTAATGAGTACCACTAATGTGCCTTacaaagagaagaagaaaaataagaagaagaaaaagaagaaaaagaagaagagagagaagagtTCAGCAGGCATAATCCTCTTTTTCTGATGTCGAGATCTCGTGAGCAATTGGCTCTGAGATCTTTCAGAGCGTTAGTCAGAAATGCTTAGAGCAGCTTCCAATTGAATGAGATCTAGAAATTGCCAAGAATTTCAGATCGACTTCAATACACTTTAgtgtaaattgaaaaatatctaGAAAAGACACCAAATTTGTCAGTAAAACTCAAACACCGTATATACGATTGAATGCGCGAATTCCTTGCAgaatggttttatttcaatggtAATAAAACTTTGCACTTGTTctgaaattaaattgaataaagcaTGAGAGTAGTAGATGTGTTGCTTTTCCTAATCTCATTAGATGCTTGTCTGGTGTGGAAATATTACAGCATCCTGCATAATGTGCCGCTGCGTAAAACACGTCACCCTCAGCGAAGACCTCCGATTGCTGGCTGCGTGACAGTAAGACCGAACGTAAGCACGCTTCCTGGATATAGGTTATGATTATTGGCTAACCGCTAACGGCACACATCGGCCACTTCTGTGCCAATGTTATGCTAAATACGTACAAGTCACCCTTAAACGAGCCCACAGTTTCGCGGATATGAAACAGTCGAGCAAACGGATTCGGCTCGGGGAAAATGGCAGCAAATTTATGAGCGACCCACCGATGATTTGATGCGAT
The DNA window shown above is from Anopheles funestus chromosome 3RL, idAnoFuneDA-416_04, whole genome shotgun sequence and carries:
- the LOC125769994 gene encoding dendritic arbor reduction protein 1 yields the protein MDTAGDQIVPSTSFWVMQSPELEFRHELMGRINKLETDVELDVVPGSQHHPSSSSPLSSSGLSSYTSQNYEHYGKEFFFGNKHRDMLCTESEDSFLRPPLWEDITSSIQNIDPENAIMLGTMNGIPQVKMEAVDDPFLEPLSSPLLSPLEIKTEKSNLLAQNATNHNNNLSHLHNNNNNSIHQNHMHSDVTSCHTNSNNNSNTSNNGSNNFLSNNGTGYTHGIATAHGHPNQHNLNGYLAGTNGSGSSLQLLTNHPPQQQQQQQQQHHQSQQLQQQQQHHTQLQHPHHQQHQQHQHHQQHHPQQHLQVNQNNNYYHWQPQQQQQHQAPAGTATLGQPPGPMYHGKYAPSQGSNVCPTPISRLMYVPPLTPPNSDPGSPGNNLQNPPRRTPPPPYHQQQQHQQQQQITLQGNHIHHHTHTGMVGAQSVPGPNTSQQLQLQQQLPQTPVSMSQPTQPNAITANGSLHPLPAIPNAIGTLATVTGTSNGNTGNTGGNPPVSTRTGTSSRGSSSKRHGSAHSINSVLSSAGVVKHIVGRYNRRNNPELEKRRIHHCDFIGCTKVYTKSSHLKAHQRIHTGEKPYTCQWPECEWRFARSDELTRHYRKHTGAKPFKCIVCERSFARSDHLALHMKRHLPKNK